CAGTATTCCTGCTGGTAGAATTCCTCGCGCTTGGCGATATCATACATCCGCTGCGAGCCCCCGCCTTTGCGCCAGTTATAGGTCCAGTAAACGAGGTCTGGGTAACGGGCGGCGGCCTTTGTGCCGGCGGCGTTGATCTGGTCCATGTCCTTCCAGCGGGTAATGCCGAGGCTGCTGCTAAAGACTTTGAAGCCGTGCTCGGCCGCGTACAGGGCGGAGCGCTCAAAACGGATGTCGAAACAGACGCTGCAGCGCTTTCCCTTCTCCGGCTCGAACTCCAGGCCCTTGACGCGGTCGAACCAGTTGTCCCGGTCGTAATCGGCGTCAATGATGGGAACCCCGAGTTTTTTTGCGTATCGGATATTTTCTTCTTTGCGGATTTCGTATTCTCGGCGGGGGTGGATATTGGGGTTGTAGAAGAAGATCGTATAGTCAATCCCCGAAGCTGTCATGGCTTCCATGACTTCTCCCGAGCACGGGGCGCAGCAGGAATGAAGAAGGACCTTTTTCTCTCCGCTGGGCAGTTCCAAAATGGGGCGCTGAACAGACTGGCTCATTAAAGTAATTGTGTCTTATCCGACGGGCTTTGTCAAGCCGTCTCCCAAGAGTTTGCTTCCCTTATCGGATCGTGGATTTGAATGCGGCAGGAATAAAGTCGATGATGTCGCTGGCGATCATGGCGGTCTTTGTTTGATGCCTTGCCGCCAAATTCCCGGCTTTTCCATGCAGATGGGCCGCGAAACAGGCGGCTTCAAACGCCCCCATCCCCTGCCCCAGAAACGCGGCGATCATGCCGGTGAGGACATCCCCGCTGCCGGCGGTCGCCATTCCCTCGTTTCCGGTCCGGTTGGTGTAAATTTTCCCCTGTGGCGACGCGACCACCGTTTTGTGGCCTTTAAGAAGAAGGACGCAGCCGTAACGCCTGGCAAAGGATTTTGCGGCCATCGCCCGTCCATCGGAAATTTTGCGTTTCCCTATTCCCGCCAACCGTTCCATTTCTCCGGGATGCGGCGTCAGGACCTTGATCCCCTTCCCTTGCTTCAGGCATTCGAGGTGGCCTGCCAGGGCGTTGAGCCCGTCGGCGTCGATGACCATCGGCAAGGAGATATGGGTGACGATTTTACGGACCAACTGTTGCGTCCGGGGATCATCGGACAAGCCCGGCCCGACCGCCACGGCGTCAAATTTTTCCGCCTTTTTGAGGATCAGCGGCCAGGCGGACAGCGACAGGGACTGCCGGGATGTTTCCGGCAGCGGCCAGGTCATGAGGGTGTTGGAAATTTTTTTTTGCGCGGCTGTGTTGAGGCTTGAAGGAATTCCGAGGGTCGCCAGACCGGCCCCGGACCGCATGGCGGCCAGACCTGTCAGGGCCGCGGCGCCGAGCATTCTCCGCGAGCCGGCCAGGATCAGCACATGGCCGAAGGTATTTTTGTGCGCCCGGGGGTTATGTCGTGATAATTGCGCTGGCAACCGCATATTTTTTGGTATGCGAAATGGAGATGTGGATTTTTCGGGAATACTTTTTATTTTTGTAAAAACAGACCGGTTTGCCGTTTTTATCGTTGGTGATCTTCATGTCCTTCCAGCTGACGCGGGCGTTGTCCCCGATGGCCTTGAGGACCGCTTCCTTGGCCGCGAACCGGGCGGCGAAATGCTGGGACGGAAATTTATGTTTTTGGGCGTACTCGATCTCCTCCTCGCAAAAGACATGGGCGAGGAAGTGGTCTCCCCATCTTTTGATGGCCTGTTCAATGCGCGTGATTTCGATGATATCAATGCCTGTTCCCCGGATCATGGCCGTCCTGACGAAAGTTTTTTCATCTCCCTCACCGCGCGGGCGAGCCCTGCAAAAACGGCGTACGAGATGATGGAATGCCCGATATTCAATTCTTCCATTCCCGGGATCATGGCCACGGGGCGGGTGTTGATGTAATTCAACCCATGCCCGGCGTTCACGGTGATGCCCAGAGATCGGGCGTAACCGGTCATGGCCTTCAATTTCGACAGTTCTCTCGATCTGTTCTGCCGTGTTTTGGCCAGGGCATAGTGTCCGGTGTGCAGTTCAATCATGCCGATGCCCAGCGCATGCGTGACCCTGATTTGTTGTTCATTGGGGGCGATAAAGAGGCTGACCGTAATACCT
The sequence above is a segment of the Candidatus Omnitrophota bacterium genome. Coding sequences within it:
- a CDS encoding epoxyqueuosine reductase QueH, which produces MSQSVQRPILELPSGEKKVLLHSCCAPCSGEVMEAMTASGIDYTIFFYNPNIHPRREYEIRKEENIRYAKKLGVPIIDADYDRDNWFDRVKGLEFEPEKGKRCSVCFDIRFERSALYAAEHGFKVFSSSLGITRWKDMDQINAAGTKAAARYPDLVYWTYNWRKGGGSQRMYDIAKREEFYQQEYCGCVYSLRDSNLWRLKNGRDRIAIGKNYYKKEPEACVPADGGRAGS
- a CDS encoding NAD(P)H-hydrate dehydratase, with amino-acid sequence MLILAGSRRMLGAAALTGLAAMRSGAGLATLGIPSSLNTAAQKKISNTLMTWPLPETSRQSLSLSAWPLILKKAEKFDAVAVGPGLSDDPRTQQLVRKIVTHISLPMVIDADGLNALAGHLECLKQGKGIKVLTPHPGEMERLAGIGKRKISDGRAMAAKSFARRYGCVLLLKGHKTVVASPQGKIYTNRTGNEGMATAGSGDVLTGMIAAFLGQGMGAFEAACFAAHLHGKAGNLAARHQTKTAMIASDIIDFIPAAFKSTIR
- the acpS gene encoding holo-ACP synthase, with the translated sequence MIRGTGIDIIEITRIEQAIKRWGDHFLAHVFCEEEIEYAQKHKFPSQHFAARFAAKEAVLKAIGDNARVSWKDMKITNDKNGKPVCFYKNKKYSRKIHISISHTKKYAVASAIITT